From the Catenulispora sp. EB89 genome, the window GCGGTAGCCGCTGCCGGTGATCGCGGAGAAGTGGACGAAGACGTCCGGGCCTCCACCATCCTGCTCGATGAAGCCGAAGCCCTTTTCGCCGTTGAACCACTTGACCTTACCCGTTGCCATGAATCTCCTCGATACCTGCGGCCGCCCACCTTGTGTTGGACGCTTGCGCCAGCCAACTATCGCACGACAAGTGGCGTCAGCCCTACTACTAATCGTCCAGATCACCGCAGTCGGTGGTGGCTTTCACTCGCTTCCCCGCGCGGCGGCATGCCAGCACCCGTGCGCTTTACTAACTAGTACCATGATGCAACCATGAGTCACGGCCGATCAGACCCGCTCCGTCCGCTGCCGCGCGCCGCGCGAGTCACCAACCCTCAACGATCCCGTCCCACCACGCGTACTCCGCCGTACTCCCCACCATCGGATCCAGGCGGTGGACGAGATCCTGGAACCG encodes:
- a CDS encoding cold-shock protein — translated: MATGKVKWFNGEKGFGFIEQDGGGPDVFVHFSAITGSGYRNLEENQAVEFNVTQGPKGPQAEDVRAI